The genomic DNA TTAGGCTATCTGGACCTTTCTTACAATAAAACCAATTTCATCGAGGCaactatgtttttaaactttaaacgCCTTGAATTTCTTTATCTTTCACACAATTTTCCACTATCCCTAAGCAATAATAGCAATGTCAGTCTTGTCTTGCCTAATCTTAGTTTTTTGTTGTTGTCATTTTGCAATATAACTgaactttcaaattttttggtaaCTCAAGAGAGTTTGCTACATTTTGACCTTCCAAACAACAACATTCAAGGCCAAATTTCCAAACCGACTACTTGGGGAGAAAAACTGAATTAGCTTGatctttcaaataattttttaccgGTCAAGAATACTATCCACTGAACTCAGAGATTCTTAACTTTGGTTCCAACCTGCTAGAGGGACCACTCTAGTACCACCATCTTCCACGAAAGTTTTCTTAATCTCAGAAAACAAATTGATTGGAGAAATTCCTTCTGCGATATGCAATTTTATGTCAATTTCAATTCTTGACTTGTCAAATAACAACTTGAGTGAAACTATTCCAGAATGTCTTTGGTCAAGAGAAACCATGCTTGATATTTATATCCTGGATTTGCACAAGAATATATTTCATGGAAACATCCCTGATTCATTTGTGGTTGGAAATGAATTACAGACACTTAATCTCCAGAACAATGATTTTGATGGGCCATTTCCTAAATCTATGGTGAACTGCCATGATTTGCAAGTGTTAAATCTTGGAAACAACAAGATAAATGATACCTTTCCCCACTGGTTGGGAGCTCTTCCTCAGCTACAAGTTCTTGTCTTGCGCTCTAACTATTTCCATGGTCAAATAATCCTTTCAGAAGCCGAATCAAATTTCTCTGCTCTACGAATCTTAGACCTCTTGCACAATGAGTTCTCTGGCTCTTTGCCAAcaacatattttaaaagtttcaagGGTATGATGAATTTGTCCAATGTTCAAATGAAATATATGGAAAATCCTAATGGTTATAACCATTTTTCTATGTTTGTCACAATGAAAGGTTTGGACATTGAAGTTGAGAGAGTTCTAACTATTTTTACATATGATAATGTAAATAACAGAGGATATGAAGCAATAAAATAGAAGGGAGATTGAATTTAGAGTCATAACATACTTCATTAAGATAACACAGAGGTTATATACTCTGTTGTACATGAAGAACACTTGTAACCATGCTTAACAAGTGTAAAACAAGTTTACATGCAACCTTACACGTAATGAGACAGCACAAAGATGGTATTAACTCTAAAACCAGTACAACGaagaaaactaataaaataaagaaaactaagTTAATTTGAAAGCATCCACGTGCTACAGAAACCATGCAAGTATTACAACTCAACACTCCTCCATAATACTTGCACTCTGGATGTTCAATTTGCTTCTCAAGCATTCGAATCTTGGCTTTCCCAAAGTCTTGGTCATTAAATCAGAATAGCAGTACTGAACATTAATTTCACCTACCCTTTTAGCATCTTTAATGGCATGAAATTTTACTTGAATATGCTTTGTCTGGCCATGAAAAACAAGGTTCTTGGTGATTGCAGTAGCTGACTTGTTATCTACCATTAGTGGAGTAGGATGTTTCTGTGGGAACTGTGAATCAGAAAGTATTTTTCTCAACCGGATTGCTTGGTTGGAAGTTGAAGCAGCTGATATGTACTCAGCCAAAGCTGTAGATTAAGCAACATTGGACTGTTTATGTGAGTTCTAGCAGAATACTCCATGTCCGAGAGTAAAAACATAGCCTAAAGTGTTCTTGGAATCATCTCTATTTCTTGCCCAATCACTGTTAGAGTAGGCAGTAAGAAGGAAGTTTGGATTTCTGGAATAATAGATTCCAAAGTCTAGAGTGCCCTTCAAATATTTCAGCACATGTTTTCTAGCAACAAAATGAAGATGTGAAGGCTCTTTCATAAACCTGGATAGCAAGCTCACAGAATACATGATATCTTGTCTTGAAGAGCATATGTAAAAGAGAATCCCAATCAAGCTTCTGAATTGAGAAGGGTTCTTTAACTTACTTCCATTATGTAATGAAAACTTCTCATTTACTACTAATGGTGTAGTTGCAGATTTTCAATTGAGCATGTGAAACCTTCTTAGATACTCattgatatatttttgttgAGACAGAAATACCTTTATATCAGATTGCTTAATCTCTAGACCAAGAAAGAAACTCATCAATCCCAAATCAGACATCTCAAACTCACTTTGCATCTACTTTTTGAACAATTGTAGAGCAATATGATCTCCTCAAGTAACCATTAAATCACCTACAAAAAGTgaaacaaacaaaagagaTTGTATTTTAGAGTTGAGAATATATAATGTAGCTTCATTACCGCTCTTTGTGAATCCCTTAGACACCAGATATAAGTCAGTCCTGCTATTCTAGGATCGTGGAGCTTGTTTCAAGCCATACAAAGCCTTGTGAAGCTTATAAACTTTGTTTAGTTCATCTTTTGCAACAAATCCCTCTGGTTGATCAACATAAATTTCTTCTTCCAGAAAACCATTGAGAAAAGCAGACTTTATGTCAAGATGATAAACTTTCCATcctgataactctatgatatagagttatttgaacttaattttgatagtaatttagctgagttcttgtagtaatgcatagaaattagtaggttttatttaattattttaaattagttattttaagtgagtcaatctaattttggttaattttatacttaatttggtgttaatatgattaagataggttgttattgatttaattgTACTTTTGTAGGggtttgatgaaagaagaattttaatggaagaaggagaaCAATTTCAAGGTGCGGACTTCCAATGAccatgttttggtattttgatcataactttctctacatagctccaaatgaagtgattcttagaccattggaaagataagagaaaaatatacaacttttatgttcaCCACTTCACCTAGTTTGGCATGGAAGATGGTAAAAAATCTTATCGAAATTGACATACTGTagtagtcctagagcaattatgatttctgttaattaattgggcacGATTGCGACTTacatagtctgatgaggaTATCCCAactaaaattgacttctttcttcacccaacttgatctaacttcaaagcctatatAAACAACCTTTcagagaaggaagaagaaaacacCAGATTAAAAAGTTGAGAGTCAAGCTACAAAATCATTGAAGCTGAGAagattttgaaggattcaagaagactTGAAAGTTCAAGATCATTATTCTtgagtttattcttttttattattcttttattttcttagtttgtttttattgtttaaattttatttaatgatgatgtatgacttgatggggaactaaatttttaatctaagattatgattgaactcaatatgtagtctgaattatttatctctcttttacttatgtttgatagatttaagttgtttttattctattcttaatgcttctaattgcctgatcaccaattagattgaattgaaaacctaggttaaacttTGACAGAGGAAATTTAGATAGACCTTCAATAAAATAacgtatgatcgaatacacttagttgattaggtggtttgatttgcatatagggtagacatacacttataagccatacgtagctaggattagagcacaaacttaataaatctttcttcaatttaatttgtatagacatgtagtaaattaattgagagatgtatttttataagaaacttgatagagacttataaataattttagactctaggttaacaatttaatccattaaactaagttaagagagagaaacaataatcagatgaagtattgagggatattataatcCTAGGTCTGGTAGTTAATTGAGCTTTATAAAACagatttactatttaatttcagtttattacttttaattttccttttttaataattataaatttaattgtttggataagattaaggtGTTACAAATTTAGTAATTAGCAATtaggaattaattcaattctccaTAGGAACGATACTCTATTTCATCATTATATTATTCGTTAACGATACGTGCACTTgcgtgagaaatcaacaatacACCCCAATGTAGTTGACATGGGTAATAACAATCGAATTGTAACATACTTGGCAACTGGAGCAAATGTTTCTCAATAATCTACACCAGGTTGTTGGTTGTAACCTTTCACCACCAATCAAGCTTTATGTTTATTGAGTGAGCCATCAGgattcaatttgtttttgtaaatCCATTTGACTCCAATTATATTCCTATTTGAAGGTCGATCAACTAGTGACCATGTACCACTCTTGTTGATCATGTGAAGCTCTTCTTTCATAGTAGTTAGCCATTCTAGATAATTAGCTACATCTGCGTAGGTGGAAGGTTCTTCAATTGCTGCATAGCTTCTGTGATAAATATCATTGAGTGATCGAGTTCCTCTCACAGgctcatcatcaatattttgatcAACATCAACCTCAGTTTCTGGAAGAGATTGAATTAAACTTGGCCTTTGAGATTCTACAGTGCCTTGCAAATGCCAATTCCAACTTGTAGTTTCATCAAATGACAAGTTCTTGCTGACAACAACTTTACCAGAAATTGGAAAGTAGGCTTTATAAGCCTTGGACTTAGTGATGTAGCTAATAAAGATGGCTTTCTAAGCACTGTGTTGCAACTTATCCCTCATAGCTTGTCGAATAAGGACATAACAAATGCAGCCAAAGACTCTCAAATGTTCTATTAAAGGTCTTTGATCAAACTAGACCTCATATGGTGATTTGCCACCTAGTGCCTGAGTAGGAAGTATATTATACAGATATACTATAGAATTACAAGCTTCTACCCAAAGCTTGGTAGGAAGATTCTTTTCAAACAACAAAGTCCTTGCCATATCAAGAATAGTCCTATTCTTCCTCTTACTAACCCCATGTTGTTGAGGAGAATAAGGTGTGGAGAATTGATGACAAATACTTGTAATTACTAGGAACTTagtaaaaattttggagaTATATTCTCCTCCATTGTCTGTTCTAAGAACCCTGATTTTGAAGCTTGTTTTAACTTCCACCTTTAGCTTTAAATCTCTGAAATAACTCAAAGACTTCAGACTTAGCTTTCATAGAGTATATCTAGCACCATTGTGTTCTATCATCaacaaaaataagataatattTGCTGCCATTCAAAGATTCTATTTTCATTGGTCTAGCAACATCTGAATGAACCAAATCAAGTTTAGCTATAACTCTACTGCTGCTTGTAGATGGAAAAGGCTTTCTTGAAAGCTTACCATACTGACATGCACTACAAATTGAACCTTCATCAGTCAACTTAGGTAAGTTTCTCAAAGAACTAGAAGCACTGACCTGTTTGAGACCTTTGTAGTTGAAATGACCAAGTCGTTTGTGCCacaaatttgtcaaatttgaatatgaatttctTGCTTGTAAACATAGCTGATTAGTAGTCATAGTGAAGCACCTCTTATGCATAGGTATGGTCATTAAATAAGAACCAGAAGCATCAAATATAACACAGGCATTCAAGAAACAATAGTGCATAATTGTTTTCAACTAGCTGTCCAACACTCAATAGATTAGAGGTACATGTAAGAACTAATATGACTTCAGAGATGTACCTAGGACCTGTGGAAGTGTGAACTTGAACTATACCTTTGCCaacaacaaaaagataaactCCATTTTCTATTTTGACACTTGACTGGTAGTTCTTATCTAAGCTAACAAAGACAGCTTCAGTTGGAGTAACATGATTAGAACTCCCACTATCCAATAACCAATTATGATTATCTACTTCATGTACTATGTTTTCTAGGGCCATAAACAGATTCTTTTCTGGATTAATAGAAGCTTCAACTGTTTGAAGTGCTTTATCAGTAGCAGAAGACTTCttcttccatactttctcgaCATGCCCCAATTCATTGCAAGCTTGACACTTTGCATCTGATCTAAACCAGCAATGATCTTCTGAAtggtttcttttcttgtaGTAAGTACAAACTTTGAACTTACCTTTCTTCGTTGAAGACTGATCTGTATGAGAAGATTTCTTCTATAGCTTGTCTTTAGTCATCTTCATACCATGAGCCTCTACATTAGCTTTCCCTTTGCTTGAAGCAAACAAAGTATTCTCCACATTTGCTTTTAGTCGAGATGATCTTCTTTGCTAAGTGGCTAAAAAGGCACTAACCAATTCTGACACTGTGAGCTGTGACAGGTCTTTAGTTTGCTCTATGGATGTAACTGTTGCTTCAAATCTTTCAGGTAAGCTGATGAGAATTTTTTGAACAAATCTAGCTTCTGGTAAATCATCTCCAAGCACCTCATTTGATTCACCAGATGACTAATATGATCTATATAATCTTCTACTGTTTGTGACTTTTTCCTCCTGATCAACCCAAACTCTCTTTGAAGGTTTTGAGCTTACATTTGCTTGGTTTAAGTTGTACCAAGATAATCTTCCTCAAGCTTAGTCCATGCTTTCTTTGCTATTTGACAACTCATGATCCTGCTAAAGATCTTTTTAGACATAGTAGCTTGAATGAAGGACAAAGCTCTGTACCGCTTTGCTACTTCTTCAGAATATTGCTTGATCTAAGTTATGGTTGCATTGTCTCTCAAAGCAGTAGGTTCTTCTTCAGTTTCAATGGCCGTCCAGAGGTCATAACCTTTGAAAAAAGCCTCCATTTTGATAGCCCAAACTTGATAATTTTTGCCATCAAATATAGGCGGAGATATATGAGAAATTGAAAGTGAAGACATGCTGAAAATGTCAAGAGATGAAtcaacaaagaagaaagagagattctTAGTATTCTCAGGTCCAACAAGATCTTAAGAATGTTCTGATACTATGATAATGTAAATAACAGAGGATGTGAAGCAATAAAATAGAAGGGAAATTGAATTTAGAGTCATAACACACTTCATTCAGATAATACAGAGGTTATATACTCTGTTGTTCATGAAGAACACTTGTAACCATGCTTAACAAGTGTAAAACAAGTTTACATGCAACCTTACACGTAATGAGACAGCACAAAGATGGTATTAACTCTAAAACCAGTAAAACGAAGCAAActgataaaataaagaaaactaagTTAATTTGAAAGGATCCACGTGCTGCAGCAACCAGGCAAGTATTACAACTCAACATACAGCCattgatttttcaagcaaCAAATTCCAAGGAAAAATTCCAGAACTAGTTGGAAGCCTCACTTCTCTCCAAATCCTCAATTTTTCCCATAACAACCTAACAGGTCATATTCCTTCCTCATTGGAGAATCTAGCAGCGCTTGAGTCACTGGATCTCTCTTCCAACAAGCTTGTCGGGGAGATTCCTATGCAGTTGACTGGtttgaaatttcttgaagTGTTAAACCTGTCACAGAACCAGCTTGTTGGGCTTATACCTCAGGGAAATCAATTCAATACCTTTCTGAATGATTACTATGGTGGCAACTTGGGATTGTGCGGATTTCTTGTGTCAAAGACGTGTGGCAAGGGAGACGCACAAGAACCACCAGAAACTGCTTTTCACGAGGAAggacttttttcttctccattgGACTGGAAATTTGTAATGATAGGTTATGGATGTGGATGGGTGCTTGGATTATCTGCAGGATATATCATATTGACAATTGGAAAACCAGAATGGCTTGTTAGGATGGTTCAAAGAGTAGGCTACAAAATTCTGAGGTGATTGAAGAGATAtgattgaagaagaagaactcTGTGAAGACAGATGATGCTCTTTGGAGATTTGTTGAATACATTTTTGTATAATAAGTGTCTTTTGTTCTCATGACTTGGGTTGTTTTAGCAGTTTTCTCCGTGTTTGTTTTGACTTTCTTGTTTCCTAAACGTACTGTCCTCTGTGAACAGCTTTGTTGTACTTGTAGCATGTTCAtagactttaatgaatgaaaTTACTTGCTTTTCCAAAGAAAGAACTCGTAAGCATGCTAATCAAAGATGATGAGTGTAAAAATATTACTTCTTTAAAGATAGAGCCGAATTTCCACAAACCAGGTCATGCTTGAGAATTTTGCTTGTTATAACACAGGCAATTCCATGCTTGTgttaagtaaaagaaaagcaaatagaaaaaatgcaaaccaggagagaaaaatcataattttcatatgtttttaaacGAGTATAATTGTAtcctttttacattttaatttagtttaaaaaaatcaaaagttaaccgttaaaaaaaaaacttcgagaggaaataaaagaatactctaaaaaatattttaattttttatcatatttaaatcaaattaaaaagtatTATATAGTAGTATACAATACAATTACACTTATTGAACAATGAGTTGTTAATTTAAATAGAGTgataagtttaaattttatggaaaataaagaatacCATTAACATTGGGATACATGACAAATGGACATTCTTAATTTGAAGAATGTACTGAACCTGCAATGAGAACAAATAAATGACCCATTTTGACCATCTAGAAGATTTCCCCCAccttaattgattttttcttttatttgtatGAGTTATGCCAGAATTCCATCATTTGTGTTTGAAGATGAAATTGTTGCAAGACTTGAGATTGGGCTTCCCAATTTCAAGTGGATTTAAGCGCAACTCAATTAGGCAATTTCAgaattatttaattgaattgTGGCTGaccaatttttattttgtgttgaTTTTACTATGATTGATATAAATTGTATTGTATGAGTCTAGCACTGATCGCTTTAGGTGAAAAGGAATcactattaattatttttatttaagtgtAATTGATCACTTATttgaatctattttttttatgatatcttaaatttgatttaagttaattttaaaaaataagatctGATTTACGAAATAGTTTTAGAATTTGATAGTATAATTACgtataatgaaaatattaacaCTACTATGACACTTGTTTAAAGAACAGTACTGGCAAATCATGTGTTATTCTATTTTAATCTTTGAagaatcatttttaatttcatatttaatttttttaaccttcttttattattattattgtttaagTATTGAgaactttatttttaatttaacattaactccattttctttatttaattttaaacctttcattcattttcatttcttatttgGTATGACAATTgccatttttctctctttttttgttttattattatgtttCTATtagcattttttattttttgtatttattatgttttacttttttatgtatttaattTCGTTTTTTAATGTGGACTTGTCAACTCGAGATGCAAATGACCCACTCAACCGAATTAGCATTGGAGGCGTTAAACCCAATTAACAGATTGGCCTTGAGCCAAATTAATAAATTGGATTTTAAactcattgaaaaaaaaaaaaagctttataCTCAAATTTAAGCAAGCCTATAAGATTTAAACATGGaagttataattattaatgatGACTTAATCCAAACTATTTTGAAACTTTCACTAAGAGATTCAGACAAAATGAGATGTCTATTTCTTGAGtgtacatataaaaaaactttttttatgtattagTTATTTACTGACTTCTTTCATAAATGCATTAAGTAATTAACTGTGGCTTCTgcatatttcaattttaacacAACGCTGAAACACTGAATTCCCTCCTCTGTTTTTTTCTAGATTAATTTTGATGAGAAAAACCCTTTCATGCTTGCTTTGCATATGCAGCAATTCAAGCTTTCTTAGAGGTGGCCAAACCAAATCCAACCACAAAGGGAATTGTGATTTGAATCTTCCTAGAAAATCTGTGTTGCTAACTCCCCCCAATATTTCAAGATTTCATAACCTGTCATCATTTCTCATTCTAGTCTTCCCTATTGTAATAATGTAGAATCTGTTGTTAGTCTTCTGCGTGCGTTAGTTCATCCGTCACTCTTcagtataaaaatatgattgagaaaacagaaaaattaagaattgcCCTTGCTACTTAGTTTATAAATACTTCTATGCGTCTCCTCATCAACCAAATCAAGAGTTTATATGCACTTTGACATAGGGAAAAATGAGGTCTTTTCTTGGGAGTTATCAATTTGtctcattcttctttttttacttGTATTCTCCAGCTTACATTTCGTCATGTTTTACTTCTTCAAAGCAAAGGCCAACATGATCTCACAATGAGGGTCAGGCTTTGCTTCTCTTCAAGCAGACTCTCTTTATTGATCATACTGCTTCGTTACTTTGCAATTCAAATTATGGCAGTCCTACGTATTCTTTTCCTAAGACAGACTCATGGAAGGAAGATTCAGATTTCTGTTTATGGGATGGAGTCACTTGCGATGGCGTTACAGGTCATGTGATTGGCCTTGATCTTAGTTGCAGTTGGCTTTATGGTACCATTCCTTCCAACAGCACTCTTTTCCTCCTTCAACACTTGAAGAGGCTCAATCTCGCATTTAACAATTTCGGGCAATCCAAGATTTCAGCTAAGTTTGGTCAGTTCCCAAATTTAACACATCTTAACCTCTCTAGTTCATTTTTTTCAGGCCAAGTTCCATCCGAAATCTCACATCTTTCCAAGCTAGTTTCACTTGATCTGTCTAGGTTCAGTCTACCTCGTGTCGGTGAACAAGACCCGTTCCATGAACTGAAGCTTGAAACAACAACTCTAAAAAGGTTAGCTCAGAACTTTAGCGAGGTAGAAGAACTTTTCCTTGCTGGAATAGACATGTGTTCAGTTGACCCTGTTCACTTAGTGAACCTTTCTGCCTCTTTGACATCTCTTAGTCTGGATGATTGTGGATTAAATGGGACAATTTCGGACagaatttttcaattttcaaatctGAAGTTGCTCAAATTAGGTAACAACCCTGATCTTCTGGTTTATCTTCtgttaggatagtcttgaattgtgatttaattaggtttgtttaattctaattaaattagtataccttataaaatagtctttaaatctTGTTAGACTAGAATAACAATTCTTAATTCTATTAAGATAAGATTC from Theobroma cacao cultivar B97-61/B2 unplaced genomic scaffold, Criollo_cocoa_genome_V2, whole genome shotgun sequence includes the following:
- the LOC108663918 gene encoding receptor-like protein 12, which translates into the protein MLDIYILDLHKNIFHGNIPDSFVVGNELQTLNLQNNDFDGPFPKSMVNCHDLQVLNLGNNKINDTFPHWLGALPQLQVLVLRSNYFHGQIILSEAESNFSALRILDLLHNEFSGSLPTTYFKSFKGMMNLSNVQMKYMENPNGYNHFSMFVTMKGLDIEVERVLTIFTYDNVNNRGYEAIK